From one Caldithrix abyssi DSM 13497 genomic stretch:
- a CDS encoding tetratricopeptide repeat protein, translating into MKFALNVLLALSVTLSSAARLQASDDAWIEKVMAWTIDGYFQKAEDFLNERIARTDSAISPCFYLASVLNSKMTHFENIDDAGKFEHLLTYIIKKSNERLEQKDLSDSALAKYYFYRGSAYGYLAYFQGQNGRWVKALENGIKAIKDLTACTEIDSAMYEAYLGLGTYKYWRSTKLKFVLWLPFLADQREEGIADIKRALRSSSNSRYMAMHQLIYILIDYKHYDEALQYAREAIARFPESQFMWWAYAHVYYKRHGYPQAVKAYQHLLKLIERHPESNPSHWLDCQLRIAELYRRMGQNDLARRAAEKIWQKRSEFPETEKNRKRLARAERLLQELNEGQY; encoded by the coding sequence ATGAAATTCGCCCTAAACGTTTTATTGGCGCTCAGCGTAACGCTGTCGTCTGCCGCTCGTCTGCAGGCCAGCGACGACGCATGGATCGAAAAGGTGATGGCCTGGACGATTGACGGTTATTTTCAGAAAGCGGAAGATTTTTTGAACGAGCGGATCGCGCGCACCGACAGCGCCATTTCCCCCTGTTTTTACCTGGCTTCGGTTCTAAATTCCAAAATGACGCATTTTGAAAATATCGACGATGCCGGGAAATTTGAACACCTTTTAACCTATATTATCAAAAAGAGTAATGAGCGGCTGGAACAAAAAGATTTAAGCGACAGCGCGCTGGCAAAATACTATTTTTACCGGGGCAGTGCGTATGGCTACCTGGCCTATTTTCAAGGGCAAAACGGCCGGTGGGTAAAGGCGCTGGAAAATGGTATTAAAGCCATTAAGGATTTGACGGCCTGCACGGAAATTGACAGCGCCATGTACGAGGCCTATCTGGGCCTGGGAACCTACAAATACTGGAGGAGCACTAAGTTGAAATTTGTGCTGTGGCTGCCCTTTTTAGCCGATCAAAGGGAAGAAGGTATTGCAGATATTAAACGCGCCTTGCGCAGTTCTTCCAACAGCCGCTATATGGCCATGCATCAGTTAATCTACATTTTAATCGATTACAAACATTACGACGAAGCTTTGCAATACGCCAGAGAAGCGATTGCTCGCTTTCCAGAAAGTCAATTTATGTGGTGGGCTTACGCTCATGTGTATTATAAACGTCATGGTTATCCGCAGGCCGTTAAGGCCTACCAACATTTATTGAAATTGATCGAACGTCATCCCGAATCCAATCCCTCGCACTGGCTGGATTGCCAATTGCGCATTGCCGAGCTTTACAGACGCATGGGGCAAAATGATCTGGCCAGGCGGGCCGCGGAGAAAATCTGGCAAAAACGAAGCGAATTTCCTGAAACGGAAAAGAACCGCAAACGTCTGGCGCGTGCCGAACGGTTACTGCAGGAATTAAACGAGGGGCAATATTAA
- a CDS encoding MXAN_6640 family putative metalloprotease — translation MKLLVKILIFALLGMAFARADVLSELEQYIKNRTQGAPVVTDHKCAFRQQILLQAHFQQLPQDLQQLAVSLLPMPTRQYQVQSPSGHFTLHYDLTGMHAVPSKDSLGNGIPDYIDSAAVILDHVWQVEIDQLGFRPPPDADGNPVQSYPVFFSSMAYYGLTSFDINQDIAALPGNNYVSYLELHRDYASSIFATKGLEGLKVTAAHEFHHAIQLGYQFRWSMENGYLVYPDVFFLEMTSTFMEDYVYDQINDYVQYVNRLIPNLETKAFDEADGNTEYANALFLHLLTQKFGVQILRDIWDNMIAYPALQAIDHTLRQYGSSFAECYGEYASWFYFTGSNSRPGRFFRDAQLFNLFRIKYAPDWLEKPLLPLHMRFNLLYVESSGEYWARVRCSESGGTLNHIADGERVLKPADFSRGQIFTQHSNLPLVAVVTNSTDRELTNMTYQIDLAPISVKDNPVKVTGSGEGVTFLHLPPGSEIAIFNILGQKIITLKAGAVNSLQWNLRNASGRQVPSGIYFYRVKAEGLNRMGKLTVLR, via the coding sequence ATGAAGTTACTGGTAAAGATTCTAATTTTCGCTCTTTTAGGCATGGCGTTTGCCCGGGCCGATGTTTTGTCTGAACTGGAACAGTACATTAAAAATCGGACGCAAGGCGCCCCGGTGGTTACAGATCATAAATGCGCCTTTCGTCAACAAATTCTGTTGCAAGCGCATTTTCAGCAGCTACCGCAGGATTTACAGCAACTGGCCGTCTCGTTGTTGCCCATGCCCACCAGGCAGTATCAGGTGCAAAGTCCGTCCGGCCATTTTACCTTGCATTACGATTTGACCGGTATGCACGCTGTACCCTCCAAAGACAGCCTGGGTAATGGCATTCCCGATTACATCGATTCTGCCGCTGTGATTCTGGATCATGTGTGGCAGGTGGAAATCGATCAATTAGGCTTCCGGCCGCCGCCCGATGCCGATGGCAATCCCGTGCAAAGTTATCCGGTGTTCTTCTCTTCCATGGCATATTACGGTTTAACCAGTTTTGATATCAATCAAGATATTGCCGCCCTGCCGGGGAATAATTACGTGAGTTATCTGGAACTGCACAGGGATTATGCTTCGTCTATCTTTGCCACCAAAGGTCTGGAAGGACTAAAGGTAACGGCGGCTCACGAATTCCATCACGCCATTCAGCTGGGCTACCAGTTCCGCTGGAGTATGGAAAACGGTTATCTGGTGTATCCGGACGTGTTTTTTCTGGAGATGACTTCCACCTTTATGGAAGACTACGTTTACGATCAGATTAACGACTACGTGCAGTACGTTAATCGTTTGATCCCCAACCTGGAAACAAAAGCCTTTGACGAAGCCGATGGCAACACGGAGTACGCCAACGCTCTGTTTTTACATCTGCTCACGCAAAAATTTGGCGTGCAGATCTTGCGTGACATCTGGGATAATATGATCGCTTACCCGGCTTTACAGGCCATTGACCACACGCTTCGGCAGTATGGCTCTTCCTTTGCCGAATGTTACGGTGAATACGCAAGCTGGTTTTACTTTACCGGCAGCAACAGTCGGCCGGGACGCTTTTTCAGGGATGCGCAACTGTTCAATCTGTTTCGCATCAAATATGCGCCGGACTGGTTGGAAAAACCGCTGTTGCCGCTACACATGCGGTTTAATCTGCTTTACGTGGAGTCCAGCGGCGAGTATTGGGCAAGAGTACGCTGCTCGGAAAGCGGCGGCACGCTTAACCATATTGCCGATGGCGAGCGCGTGTTAAAGCCGGCAGATTTTAGCAGGGGGCAAATTTTTACGCAGCACAGTAATTTGCCGCTGGTGGCGGTTGTGACCAACAGTACGGATCGGGAACTGACAAACATGACCTACCAGATCGACCTGGCGCCGATTAGCGTTAAAGACAATCCGGTTAAAGTAACCGGAAGCGGCGAAGGCGTCACCTTTTTGCATTTGCCGCCCGGAAGTGAAATCGCCATTTTTAATATTTTAGGACAAAAAATCATTACTCTAAAAGCCGGCGCTGTGAATTCACTACAGTGGAATTTGCGCAATGCCAGCGGCCGCCAGGTGCCATCCGGCATTTATTTTTACCGTGTTAAAGCCGAGGGGCTTAATCGTATGGGCAAACTAACGGTACTGCGTTGA
- the der gene encoding ribosome biogenesis GTPase Der, with amino-acid sequence MGTPLVAIVGRPNVGKSTLFNRLIGRRKAIVDDQPGVTRDRNYDTLEWNGQEIGVIDTGGYLPKTHEHIDLAVREQVEIAVDEADLILFVVDAKTGITDIDEDLASILLQSNKKTLLVVNKVDSVEWEYEIGQFYNLGLGEPIPVSAITGKRSGDLLDLIIEHIRAVPARDMDEDYIKLAIIGRENVGKSSFVNTLLSQPRAIVTDIPGTTRDPIDSFLNYKKRKYLLIDTAGLKKRKRIKENVLFYSNVRTYKSMQRADVVLYMVDVNEGLTHHDITVLNEAARQQKGIVLVMNKWDLIAKDHKTIEYYTAEINDRLGNLNYIPQIYVSVLEKQRLYKTLDLATEVYEERKKRIPTSELNEFFLPLVQTTLPPAVRGKEIKINYVTQARANPPLIVFFSNHPDLIMDSYKRFLENKLRERFGFKGVPLRVVFRKKNK; translated from the coding sequence ATGGGAACACCTCTGGTAGCCATTGTCGGCAGACCAAATGTAGGAAAATCTACCTTATTTAATCGTCTTATTGGCCGCCGTAAAGCCATTGTGGACGATCAACCGGGCGTAACGCGCGACCGCAATTATGACACGCTGGAATGGAACGGTCAGGAGATCGGCGTGATTGACACGGGCGGCTATCTGCCCAAAACCCATGAACATATCGACCTGGCAGTGCGCGAACAGGTGGAAATTGCCGTGGATGAAGCCGATTTGATTTTATTTGTGGTGGACGCCAAAACGGGCATTACGGATATTGACGAAGACCTGGCCAGTATTTTGTTGCAGAGCAATAAAAAAACCCTTTTGGTGGTAAATAAGGTGGATTCAGTTGAATGGGAATATGAAATCGGCCAATTTTACAACCTGGGCCTGGGCGAACCTATTCCGGTTTCGGCCATTACGGGTAAACGCAGCGGCGATCTGCTCGATTTGATTATTGAACACATCCGGGCCGTGCCGGCGCGCGATATGGACGAAGATTACATTAAGCTGGCCATTATCGGAAGGGAAAATGTTGGTAAATCGTCCTTTGTAAATACCTTGCTCTCCCAGCCGCGCGCTATTGTAACCGATATTCCCGGAACAACGCGCGATCCTATCGACTCTTTTTTGAATTACAAAAAACGTAAATATCTGCTAATCGATACGGCCGGTTTAAAAAAGCGCAAACGGATCAAAGAAAACGTGCTGTTCTACAGCAATGTGCGCACCTACAAAAGCATGCAGCGGGCAGATGTGGTGCTGTACATGGTGGATGTGAACGAAGGCCTGACGCATCACGACATCACGGTGCTCAATGAAGCGGCCCGGCAGCAAAAAGGCATTGTGCTGGTAATGAACAAATGGGATCTGATTGCCAAAGATCATAAGACCATCGAATACTACACGGCGGAGATCAACGATCGGCTGGGAAATTTGAATTATATCCCGCAAATTTATGTTTCGGTGCTGGAAAAACAACGTCTGTACAAAACTCTGGACCTGGCAACGGAAGTTTACGAGGAGCGCAAAAAGCGCATTCCCACTTCGGAACTGAATGAATTTTTTTTACCGCTGGTGCAAACCACCCTGCCGCCGGCCGTGCGCGGAAAAGAGATCAAAATCAACTATGTTACCCAGGCCAGAGCCAATCCGCCGTTGATTGTCTTCTTTTCTAACCATCCCGATTTAATTATGGATAGTTACAAGCGTTTTCTGGAAAATAAATTGCGCGAACGATTTGGTTTTAAAGGCGTTCCGCTGCGCGTGGTATTCAGGAAGAAAAACAAATGA
- a CDS encoding DUF512 domain-containing protein, translating into MVKIINIVPGSIAAELGIQAGDQLLSINGHEINDRLDYRFYQADEELEMLIRQSDEEVLFEIEKDADEDLGLELEEMKLMSCGNNCVFCFVYQNPKGMRKALYFKDEDYRYSFLYGHYVTMTTLKQKDLDRIVEQRLSPLYISVHATDLEVRKFLLGIKRDDHLLEKIRFLTQNGIELHAQIVLVPEVNDGQVFDRTVEDLKRFFPGIRSVAVVPVGITRHRQHLTPLRIHTREELMNEIEHVERLRRQCRQELGVNFIYLADEFFIKSGQPIPEADYYDAFYQIENGVGEFRDMIDRFNEVKKSFPRRLARPLKLTWITGTLAYQTLLKYIVNPLNQIENLEIDLIPVVNHFYGPAIEVSGLLVAEDIYRQIKDRALGKAVFLPPRVLNEDGLFLDDWTVDDLERKLGKKCHVYQEEIEDIVDVMDAVASTEIKQGA; encoded by the coding sequence TTGGTTAAGATCATAAATATTGTTCCCGGTAGCATTGCCGCGGAACTGGGCATTCAGGCCGGCGATCAATTGCTTTCCATTAACGGGCACGAAATCAATGACCGGCTTGATTACCGTTTTTACCAGGCCGATGAAGAGCTGGAGATGCTGATCCGGCAGAGCGATGAAGAGGTGCTGTTCGAAATTGAAAAAGACGCCGATGAAGACCTGGGGCTTGAGCTGGAAGAGATGAAGTTAATGTCGTGTGGTAACAATTGCGTTTTTTGTTTTGTTTACCAGAATCCAAAGGGCATGCGCAAAGCGCTCTATTTTAAAGACGAAGACTATCGGTATTCGTTTTTGTACGGCCATTACGTTACCATGACCACCTTAAAGCAAAAAGATCTGGATCGCATTGTAGAGCAGCGCCTCAGTCCATTGTACATCTCGGTCCATGCCACAGACCTGGAGGTGCGAAAGTTTTTACTGGGCATCAAGCGCGACGATCATTTGCTGGAAAAGATTCGTTTTTTAACGCAGAACGGCATTGAATTGCACGCGCAGATTGTGCTGGTACCCGAAGTCAACGACGGCCAGGTTTTTGATCGAACCGTTGAAGATCTAAAGAGATTCTTTCCGGGAATCCGATCGGTGGCTGTCGTGCCGGTTGGGATTACGCGACACCGGCAGCATTTGACGCCGTTGCGCATCCACACGCGGGAAGAGTTGATGAACGAAATTGAACACGTGGAACGGTTAAGACGTCAATGCCGCCAGGAGTTGGGCGTCAATTTTATTTATCTGGCCGATGAATTTTTCATTAAGTCTGGCCAGCCCATTCCCGAAGCCGACTACTACGACGCCTTTTATCAGATCGAAAACGGTGTGGGCGAATTTCGCGACATGATCGACCGTTTTAATGAGGTGAAAAAGAGTTTCCCCCGTAGGTTGGCGCGGCCGTTAAAATTAACCTGGATCACCGGAACTCTGGCCTACCAAACTTTGTTGAAGTACATTGTCAACCCTTTAAATCAGATCGAAAATCTGGAGATCGATCTTATTCCGGTCGTTAACCATTTTTACGGGCCGGCCATCGAGGTTTCCGGCTTACTGGTGGCCGAAGATATTTACCGGCAGATAAAAGATCGCGCGTTAGGCAAAGCGGTTTTTTTGCCGCCGCGCGTTTTAAATGAAGACGGCTTATTTCTGGACGACTGGACCGTGGATGATCTGGAACGGAAACTGGGTAAAAAGTGTCATGTGTATCAGGAAGAAATCGAAGACATCGTGGATGTAATGGATGCTGTCGCCTCCACTGAAATAAAGCAAGGAGCTTAA
- a CDS encoding thioredoxin-like domain-containing protein, giving the protein MFKFFNYLLVVMMLAVLWNCSGNSGGKLSGKIIGANGEPLAIAHIHVAEAGGNVFKPLKSVQTNEDGTFTIDLPRAQYLSILVTAPYHEPLELPLARSNDHQSLEIDFQLQGHQYLPEFNRVKITGDWIDFSFAEAPLMNKNEDGTFSLQVPVHADTLAYQLIGLIPNEQSINGTQQDYMVYDGQGDYKSVIKTTDSTVTVTFDPQKLPRFYNRALPTALVKKGNAITQQILDAALMIHRTMMAWNEQRQRYAQLTGTDRGFRFNFSELDSVLNALEKTASSDKVKKYITFQRVLLTQYGMASPDTLLQYLGNNLTMTDPLWSFNPQIMPFVYERTMGVEKALAALEEALPQIESKNTRAFVLIHLGMRAKYMRNNEKVTWVYNQLKEGYEDIPIVKYYIAQFNPEMGISVGKQIPDFKVKNLDTGEEITKESLKGKFVLLDFWATWCAPCISEMPAMHQAYERFKDKNFVILSLSFDRKIEDLYKFRKGQWKMPWLHAYLDNSIRDQIAQKFEVSGIPKPILVSPEGVIVAMEADLRGQNLEKTLSKFIQ; this is encoded by the coding sequence ATGTTTAAATTTTTCAATTATTTGCTTGTAGTGATGATGCTGGCCGTTTTATGGAATTGTTCCGGAAACAGCGGCGGTAAACTCAGCGGCAAAATAATCGGCGCCAACGGCGAACCGCTGGCCATTGCCCATATCCATGTGGCGGAAGCTGGCGGCAATGTATTTAAGCCGTTGAAATCCGTGCAAACCAATGAAGACGGCACCTTTACCATCGATCTGCCCAGAGCGCAGTATCTGTCCATCCTGGTTACGGCGCCCTACCACGAACCGCTGGAATTACCTCTGGCCCGCAGCAACGATCACCAATCGCTTGAAATCGATTTTCAATTGCAGGGCCATCAATACCTGCCGGAATTTAATCGCGTAAAAATAACCGGCGACTGGATTGACTTCAGTTTTGCCGAAGCGCCATTGATGAACAAAAACGAAGACGGCACTTTCAGCTTACAGGTTCCGGTACACGCCGACACGCTGGCCTACCAGCTCATCGGCTTGATTCCCAACGAACAAAGTATTAACGGCACGCAGCAGGATTACATGGTTTACGACGGCCAGGGAGACTATAAGTCGGTTATTAAGACCACGGATTCCACGGTTACCGTTACCTTTGATCCGCAAAAACTGCCTCGTTTTTACAATCGCGCCCTGCCAACAGCCCTGGTAAAAAAAGGCAACGCCATTACGCAGCAAATTCTGGATGCGGCTTTAATGATTCATCGCACCATGATGGCCTGGAACGAGCAGCGGCAGCGTTACGCGCAATTAACCGGCACCGATCGCGGTTTTCGTTTTAATTTCAGCGAGCTGGATTCTGTGTTAAACGCGCTGGAAAAAACAGCCTCTTCCGACAAAGTTAAAAAGTACATCACCTTTCAACGCGTGTTACTTACGCAATACGGCATGGCCTCGCCCGACACATTGCTTCAATACCTGGGCAACAATCTGACCATGACCGATCCGTTGTGGTCGTTTAATCCGCAAATCATGCCCTTTGTTTACGAACGCACCATGGGCGTTGAAAAGGCCCTGGCCGCCCTGGAAGAGGCCCTGCCTCAAATCGAAAGTAAAAACACCCGCGCCTTTGTGTTGATCCATCTGGGGATGCGCGCCAAATACATGCGTAATAACGAAAAAGTTACCTGGGTTTATAATCAATTAAAAGAAGGATATGAAGACATTCCCATTGTCAAATACTATATCGCGCAATTTAATCCGGAAATGGGCATCTCCGTGGGAAAACAGATTCCCGATTTCAAAGTTAAAAATCTGGACACCGGCGAAGAAATCACCAAAGAAAGCTTAAAAGGCAAATTTGTTTTACTGGACTTCTGGGCTACCTGGTGCGCGCCCTGCATAAGTGAAATGCCAGCCATGCATCAGGCTTACGAACGTTTTAAAGACAAAAACTTTGTCATCTTAAGCCTGTCGTTTGATCGCAAAATAGAAGATCTCTACAAATTCCGTAAGGGTCAGTGGAAAATGCCCTGGCTTCATGCGTATCTGGACAATTCCATCAGAGATCAGATTGCGCAAAAGTTTGAAGTAAGCGGTATTCCCAAACCGATTCTGGTCAGTCCGGAAGGCGTAATTGTTGCCATGGAAGCGGATTTACGCGGGCAAAATCTGGAAAAGACTTTAAGCAAATTTATTCAGTAA
- a CDS encoding DHH family phosphoesterase, producing MQIPEDYRQIVKKFLAFIEARDHFMLSGHINADGDAIAAVIATYLFLKKLGKTSHMIFTDKNLDVRFEYLEPFKEIKHYKDIDPSEIKIESAIILDVPGYLRLGAASELLPAKEHVARIDHHPQEDEMGQLEWVDEVASSTTAMVYEIIEASGVEIDLEMAKAIYTGIVYDTGRFSFSNTTARDLFICSRMVAIGVNPSEINNIIFFENSLQALHTIGKGLYTMETYLDGKVAVIYLDRNDILHSNQHEIEELTNYSVAVRGGKIGLFIREIKPNYHKISLRSKCHVDVNKVAKAFDGGGHARAAGCRIEGGKQEVIQKLVAEIARHLEE from the coding sequence TTGCAAATACCTGAAGATTACAGACAAATCGTTAAGAAATTTCTTGCTTTTATTGAGGCGCGCGATCATTTTATGTTGTCCGGGCACATTAATGCCGACGGCGACGCCATTGCCGCGGTAATTGCCACCTACCTGTTTTTAAAAAAACTGGGCAAGACCTCCCACATGATTTTTACCGACAAAAACTTAGATGTGCGATTTGAATATTTAGAACCGTTTAAAGAGATCAAACATTACAAAGATATCGATCCTTCAGAAATTAAAATAGAATCGGCCATCATTCTGGATGTTCCGGGTTATTTGCGTCTGGGCGCGGCCAGTGAACTGTTGCCTGCCAAAGAGCACGTGGCGCGCATCGATCACCATCCACAGGAAGATGAGATGGGGCAGTTGGAGTGGGTGGATGAAGTCGCCTCTTCGACCACGGCCATGGTTTACGAAATCATTGAGGCTTCCGGCGTTGAAATTGATCTGGAAATGGCCAAGGCTATTTACACGGGGATCGTTTATGACACCGGTCGTTTTTCCTTTTCCAACACCACGGCGCGCGATCTATTCATTTGCTCCAGAATGGTGGCCATTGGCGTCAATCCTTCGGAAATAAACAACATCATCTTTTTTGAAAACAGTTTACAGGCGCTGCACACCATCGGAAAAGGGTTGTACACCATGGAAACCTATCTCGATGGAAAGGTGGCGGTTATTTATCTGGATCGCAACGATATTCTGCACAGCAATCAGCATGAAATTGAAGAATTAACCAATTACAGCGTGGCGGTGCGCGGCGGAAAGATCGGATTGTTTATTCGCGAAATTAAACCGAACTACCATAAAATCAGTTTGCGTTCCAAATGCCATGTGGATGTGAACAAAGTGGCCAAAGCGTTTGACGGCGGGGGACATGCCCGGGCCGCCGGCTGCCGGATTGAAGGCGGCAAACAGGAGGTGATTCAAAAGCTGGTGGCAGAAATTGCCAGACACCTGGAAGAATAA
- a CDS encoding prolyl oligopeptidase family serine peptidase, which produces MQTKTTKQGSDLLQKKFLKTTIVKTVEMNYLLYLPQDFEKESKKWPLMIFLHGAGERGNDLELVKRHGPPKLVEQGRQFPFILVAPQCPLDRWWNVEELDAWLDVLLNELPVDRSRIYLTGLSMGGFGTWAWAILRPDRFAAIAPICGWGNPLEAAKLKDIPVWVFHGARDPVIPLQRSQEMVEALEKAGAEVKFTIYPEAGHDSWSQTYDNPELYHWFLKHQKK; this is translated from the coding sequence ATGCAGACTAAAACTACAAAACAGGGCAGCGATCTTCTGCAGAAAAAATTTTTAAAAACAACCATTGTGAAGACAGTGGAAATGAATTATTTGCTGTACCTGCCGCAAGATTTCGAGAAGGAAAGCAAGAAATGGCCGTTAATGATCTTTCTGCATGGCGCCGGCGAACGGGGAAACGATTTAGAACTGGTCAAACGCCATGGGCCGCCGAAGCTGGTGGAGCAGGGCAGACAATTCCCTTTTATTCTTGTCGCGCCGCAATGTCCTTTAGATCGCTGGTGGAATGTGGAAGAGCTTGACGCCTGGCTGGACGTCCTTTTAAACGAACTGCCGGTGGACCGGTCACGCATTTACCTCACTGGTTTGAGCATGGGCGGATTTGGCACCTGGGCCTGGGCTATTTTGCGTCCCGATCGGTTTGCAGCCATTGCGCCTATCTGTGGATGGGGGAATCCTCTGGAGGCCGCTAAATTAAAAGACATCCCCGTCTGGGTATTTCACGGCGCCAGGGATCCGGTTATTCCCCTGCAGCGTTCGCAGGAAATGGTGGAAGCGCTGGAAAAAGCCGGCGCCGAAGTTAAGTTTACCATCTACCCCGAAGCAGGGCATGATTCCTGGAGCCAGACGTATGATAACCCGGAACTCTACCACTGGTTTTTAAAGCATCAAAAAAAATAA
- a CDS encoding AMP-dependent synthetase/ligase, whose amino-acid sequence MFKSVLHILFNSINQYPKKDLFIFYRDHHWQTWSYREVGEKVRLLAHGLMARGLQPGDRIAILSENLPEWPVTDFAVFGLRGVVVPIYPTLMPQQIAYILNDAKVKAIFVQNALQYDKITAIKKEVPSLEMIFTYEPLTGVATFDKLLQEGAVHAQSFPNAFEESMETIDPEELCSLVYTSGTTGEPKGVMLCHRGFVFDIVQSEARLRLRADDVFLSFLPLSHLYERLAGHWCPIYRGATIHYARGIDTVVEDIAVARPTIMVSVPRLYEKIANAMQEKAEQSSALARNIFYWSIGTGLEYHEKRRAGKVNKWLERRYRLAEKLVFNKVKAKLGGRFRHPIAGGAPLSVETLKIFEAIGLPIIEGYGMTETHLIIALTPPGEVRYGSCGKPIDGIKVKIADDGEVLVSGPLLMKGYYNKPDITKEVIDDEGWLHTGDIGYLDEENYLFLTDRKKNIIVTSGGKNIAPAPIEHKLKTSKYIEEVCLVGDKRKFVSALVVPAYEILKEWAKSNKIDFDSMESLLKNDQVLKLYEEEIERLQEGFARFEKVKKFALLAEPFSQERNELTPSLKIKRRVVEQNYKDIIESFYEEG is encoded by the coding sequence ATGTTTAAAAGTGTGTTACACATTTTATTTAATTCCATTAATCAATATCCGAAAAAAGATCTTTTTATCTTTTATCGCGATCATCACTGGCAAACGTGGAGTTACCGGGAAGTAGGCGAAAAAGTTCGTCTTTTGGCGCACGGCTTAATGGCTCGCGGTTTGCAGCCCGGCGATCGCATTGCCATCCTTTCCGAAAATTTGCCGGAGTGGCCGGTAACCGATTTTGCCGTTTTCGGTTTGCGCGGCGTTGTGGTTCCCATTTATCCAACCTTAATGCCCCAGCAAATTGCCTACATTCTGAACGATGCAAAAGTAAAAGCCATTTTTGTGCAAAATGCCTTGCAGTACGATAAAATCACGGCTATTAAAAAAGAAGTGCCGTCGCTGGAGATGATTTTTACTTACGAACCACTGACCGGCGTGGCAACCTTTGATAAACTGCTACAAGAAGGGGCCGTTCATGCCCAATCGTTTCCAAACGCTTTTGAAGAATCCATGGAAACCATCGATCCCGAAGAACTGTGCAGTCTGGTGTACACCTCTGGCACCACCGGAGAACCAAAAGGCGTGATGCTCTGTCATCGCGGTTTTGTGTTCGATATCGTGCAGTCGGAAGCCCGGCTGAGGCTGCGCGCCGATGATGTGTTTCTTTCCTTTTTACCGTTAAGTCATTTGTACGAGCGGCTGGCCGGCCACTGGTGCCCCATTTACAGGGGCGCAACCATCCACTATGCGCGCGGTATCGACACGGTGGTGGAAGACATCGCCGTTGCCCGGCCAACCATCATGGTCAGCGTTCCCCGTCTGTACGAAAAGATTGCCAACGCCATGCAGGAAAAAGCCGAACAAAGTTCTGCCCTGGCGCGCAATATCTTCTATTGGTCCATTGGCACCGGCCTGGAATATCATGAAAAACGGCGAGCGGGCAAGGTAAACAAGTGGCTGGAACGTCGCTACCGATTGGCCGAAAAGCTGGTGTTCAACAAGGTTAAAGCCAAATTGGGCGGAAGATTTCGCCATCCCATTGCCGGCGGCGCGCCGCTGTCTGTAGAAACATTAAAAATCTTCGAAGCCATCGGCCTGCCTATAATCGAGGGCTATGGCATGACCGAAACGCATCTGATCATTGCCTTAACGCCTCCCGGGGAGGTGCGTTACGGTTCCTGCGGCAAACCGATCGACGGCATAAAGGTCAAAATTGCGGATGACGGCGAGGTGCTGGTCAGCGGGCCGCTTTTAATGAAGGGATATTACAATAAACCGGACATCACCAAAGAGGTAATCGACGACGAGGGCTGGCTGCATACCGGCGACATCGGCTATCTGGACGAGGAAAATTATTTGTTTTTAACCGATCGCAAGAAAAATATTATTGTAACGTCGGGCGGCAAAAACATCGCGCCGGCGCCCATCGAGCACAAATTAAAAACCAGCAAATACATCGAAGAGGTCTGTCTGGTGGGCGACAAACGGAAGTTTGTTTCCGCATTAGTTGTTCCCGCCTACGAAATTTTGAAAGAATGGGCAAAATCGAATAAAATAGATTTCGACTCTATGGAGTCTTTGTTAAAGAATGATCAGGTGTTGAAGTTGTACGAAGAAGAGATCGAACGCCTGCAGGAGGGCTTTGCCCGCTTCGAAAAGGTCAAAAAATTTGCCCTGCTTGCCGAGCCGTTTTCTCAAGAACGCAACGAATTGACGCCAAGCCTCAAAATCAAACGCCGTGTGGTGGAACAAAATTACAAGGATATCATCGAATCTTTCTATGAAGAGGGATAA